Within Trueperaceae bacterium, the genomic segment GGCCGCGACGACGAACCTGCCGTTGCCGGTCTTCACCCCGCCGATCATCACGAACGAGTCGTCGTGCCTGAACTCGCGGGAGGCCAGCTTGAACGGCTTGGTGATGCGCACGACGGTCTCGACGCCCGCGAGGCCGGCGAAGTGCTCCCTGAGCTCCTCGGTGGGCGACGGGCCGATCGCGCCGATCAGCGTGCGCGACTCTCCCTCGCTGACGTGGGGTGTGAAGCCTAGGCTCCTTACCTCGTCGATGACCTTCTCTACCGACGCCTCGTCGGCGTCCTTGCGCATGACGATGACCATGGGCCCTTCTCTCGCGCTGAGTGGGCGGGGCCGGCGAGGCCCCGCGGGTGGTGCGCCCTGGTCCGTCCTCGTCGTTCAGCGGGGGAGACCAGCGGGCGCGGGGGTGGCGGTCAGGCGGAAGTAGCCATAGCCGTCTTCCACGGCACCACCTCCTCGGCGCGCTGGTGACATGCGCGGAAGTGTACTACCGCGGCGGCCCCGCGCGTCAACGGGGGAGGGACGTGCGGCGGGCGCGAGGAGGGGGTGCGAGGCGAACGTAGAGCCCGGCCGACACGAGCCGGGGAGGGTGCCGACCGTGCACCCTCACGGCGCGGTCGGGCGAGAGACCGCCGGCGCGCACGTGCGGTGTCAGCGCGCCGGCTGGGGCACCGCGGCCTCGACCAGCACCCGGAAGGGCGCGAGGTGCTCCGCGAAGCGCTCGAACATCATCTCGGGGTGCCACTGCACGCCCACGGCCAGCGGACCGGACTCGGCCTCGACGGCCTCGACGACCCCGTCTCCCGACCGGCCCACGGCCCTCAGGCCCGCCCCCACCTCGGATATCGCCTGGTGGTGGTAGCTGTTCGTCCTCACGCGCGTGGCGCCGTAGGCGGCGGCCAGGCGGCTGCCCGCCGCCAGCTCGACGTGGTGGAGGGGGAAGCCGCGCGGGTCGGCCTGGTCGTGCTGCTGGGTGCCGGCGACGCTGGGCAGGTGCTGGTGCAGCTTCCCGCCGTGCGCGACGTTCATGACCTGGCAGCCGCGGCAGACGCCAAGCACCGGCTTGCCGGCCTCGCGGAACGCGGCGTAGAGCGCCAGCTCGAAGGCGTCGCGCTCCGGGTCGACGGACCCGAGGTCGCGGTCGGGCGCGGCGCCGAACAGCTCCGGGTCGACGTCGCCGCCGCCGGTGAGCAGCAGGGCGTCGGCGGCGCTCGCGTAGGCGGGCGCCAGCGCCGGGTCCAGCGTGGCGGCCATGAGCGGCAGCCCGCCGGCCAGGGCGACGGCCTGCGAGTAGTTGCGTCCCGTCAGCGAGTCCTCGCGGCGGAGGGACGTCGCGCGCGGGACCGTCGACGTGGTGAGCAGCACCGTGGGCCTGGGGGCGGCGGGCGTGGTCATGGACCTAAGGTTACTCTTACGTCGCCCGGCCGGAGGGGCGGACCCGACGTCCGCGACAGCCGTCGGGCGGCCGCGCGGGGCGCGGCCCGAGGAGGCAAGGTGCCTGGCATCGCGGTCCTTGGCGCGCAGTGGGGGGACGAGGGCAAGGGCAAGGTCGTCGACGCCCTCGCCCACGACGCCGACGTCGTCGTGCGGTTCTCCGGCGGCGCGAACGCCGGCCACACCGTAGTCGTGGGCGGCGAGGTCTACAAGCTCCACCACCTGCCCTGCGGCACGCTGCACGACAGGCCCGCATCGGTGCTGGGCGGCGGGATGGTCATCGACCCCTGGGAGTTCGTGCGGGAGCTCGACCGACTGGCCGACCGTCGCGACCCCGGCGAGGTGTGGGTCTCGCACGAGGCGCACCTGGTGCTGCCCCACCACCGCAAGAACGACGAGGGCGGCGGCTTCGTCGGCACGACGGGCCGCGGCATCGGGCCCGCCTACTCCGACAAGGCGCGCCGCGTCGGCGTGCGCGCCGGCGACCTCGTCGACGAGTCCGTGTTGAGGGAGCGTCTCTCCCGCCTGCTCGAGGCCAAGCCGAACTCGACGGCGCGCGTGGGCTGGACGAGCGTCGACGCCGCCATGGCCGAGCTCGAGACCGTGCGTCACCGCATCGTGCCGCTGGTGCGCGACACCGGCGCGCTGGTCAGGGAGGCGCTGGCCGCGGGCAGGCGCGTCCTCTTCGAGGGCGGCCAGGGGACGATGCTCGACCTCGCCTACGGCACCTACCCCTACGTGACGAGCAGCCACCCCACCGTGGGCGGCATCCTCGTGGGCGCGGGCGTGAGCCACCGGGCGCTCCACCAGGTCTACGGCGTCGTCAAGGCCTTCACCACGCGCGTCGGTCACGGACCGTTCCCCACCGAGGTGCTCGACGACGTCCTGGCGCTGCGCCTGCGCGGCAGCGGCGAGCGGCAGTGGGACGAGTACGGCACGACCACGGGCCGCGCCCGCCGCGTCGGCTGGCTCGACCTCGCGCAGCTCGCCTACGCCTGCGAGATCAACGGCTTCGACGGCCTGGTGCTGACCAAGCTCGACGTGCTCTCCGGACTCGACCCCGTGAGGGTCTGCGTGGCCTACGGCGAGGACGGGAAGCCCGTCTACCGCGACCTGCCCGGCTGGGGCGACCTCAAGGGCCTCGGCACGCGCGAGGCGCTGCCGCCCGAGGTCCACGCCTACCTGGGCCTCATCGAGGAGGTCACGGGCACGCCAGTGGTCATGTTCTCCACCAGCCCCGACCGCGCCGACACCTTCGGAAGGGTGGGCTGGTGAGGCGCGTGCTCGTCGCCGCCCTGGTGCTCCTGGCGTTGGCGGCCGCCGCGGTTCTCGCGCTCGGCTGGGTGTTCTCGAGCCGCGTGATCGTGCCGGCGCCCTACTCGCTGATGCCCGAGTTCGAGGTCGTGGACGCCGACCCCGGCCCGCCGGCCACGGTGACGCTGCCGCGCACGCCGCGGCCCAGACAGCACGCGAACGTCGACGTGAACGGCACGTACGCCCTGCTCTGGGACGGCGGCTACGGGCTCCTCGGCGAGGTCGTCGCGGACGACGGCGACCGGGTGACGCGGCGGCTGGAGCTCGTCGAGGGGGAGCTGCCCGCCGCCGGCGCGCCCGCGCGCATCGACGACTTCGTGTACCGCCGCGACCCGCTGAGGGACCTCGGCCTGACGTACGAGGAGCTCGAGCTGCGCGGTCCCGTGGGGTCGGTGCGCGCCTGGTACGTGCCGCCGGCGCGGGAGGACGCGCGCAGCCGCACGGGCGCGCTGGTGCTGCACGGCCGCCGCCGCGGCGAGCTGATCGAGACCCTGCGGTTCATCCCCGCCCTCCACGACCTGGGCCTGCACGTACTGGCGCAGTCGTACCGCAACCACGACGCCTCCGACCCCAGCCCCGACGGCCTCTACCACTACGGCGCCAGCGAGTGGGAGGACGCCCTGGCCGGCGCCCGCGAGCTGGCCGCGCGCGGCGTGGACCGGGTCGTGCTGTTCGGCGTCTCGATGGGCGGCGCCGTGGCGCTCGAGGCCCTGGAGCGCTGGGGACCGGACCTGCCCGAGGTGATCGGGCTGGTGCTCGACTCGCCGCTCGTTGACCCCTACGCGACGGTGGAGCTGGGCGCCGTGAAGGCCGGCCTGCCGGCGCCCGCGCTGCTCACGCGCCTGGCGCTCAAGGTGGCGGGCTGGCGCACCGGCGTCGACTTCGGCTCGCTGGTGCAGGCGCGTTCGGCGGCCCGCGTGCCGGTGCCCGTGATGGTCGTGGCCGGCACCGCCGACAGCACGGTGCCCATCGCCTCGGTCGACGAGTTCGTCGACGCCCTGCGCGTGCCGGTCACGTACCACCGGCTCGAGGGCGTCGAGCACGTCGAGGCGTGGAACCGCTCGGGGGCTGACCGCTACGCCGCGTGGCTGCGCGCGTTCGTGGCCAGCCTCGAGGTGAGGGCCGCGGCGGGGGGTTAGCTCCCGGTACCGCCCCCGGCTAGCTCCCCGAGCCGAGCCGCACGGCCGGCAGCACCTCGACGGAGTCGCTGAGCGGCCACGACTCGTCCCCCGGGTACACCACGTAGGCCGTTCGCAACATCAGGTCGGAAAGCGCGTTCCAGAACCCCTTCGTCACCGTGGGGGACAGGGAGTACTTCATCTCGTAGCCCACCCGTTCCCTACGCCTCCCTTCGACCACCAGGTCCAGTTCCGCGCCGGCCGCGGTC encodes:
- a CDS encoding gamma-glutamyl-gamma-aminobutyrate hydrolase family protein, with translation MTTPAAPRPTVLLTTSTVPRATSLRREDSLTGRNYSQAVALAGGLPLMAATLDPALAPAYASAADALLLTGGGDVDPELFGAAPDRDLGSVDPERDAFELALYAAFREAGKPVLGVCRGCQVMNVAHGGKLHQHLPSVAGTQQHDQADPRGFPLHHVELAAGSRLAAAYGATRVRTNSYHHQAISEVGAGLRAVGRSGDGVVEAVEAESGPLAVGVQWHPEMMFERFAEHLAPFRVLVEAAVPQPAR
- a CDS encoding adenylosuccinate synthase — protein: MPGIAVLGAQWGDEGKGKVVDALAHDADVVVRFSGGANAGHTVVVGGEVYKLHHLPCGTLHDRPASVLGGGMVIDPWEFVRELDRLADRRDPGEVWVSHEAHLVLPHHRKNDEGGGFVGTTGRGIGPAYSDKARRVGVRAGDLVDESVLRERLSRLLEAKPNSTARVGWTSVDAAMAELETVRHRIVPLVRDTGALVREALAAGRRVLFEGGQGTMLDLAYGTYPYVTSSHPTVGGILVGAGVSHRALHQVYGVVKAFTTRVGHGPFPTEVLDDVLALRLRGSGERQWDEYGTTTGRARRVGWLDLAQLAYACEINGFDGLVLTKLDVLSGLDPVRVCVAYGEDGKPVYRDLPGWGDLKGLGTREALPPEVHAYLGLIEEVTGTPVVMFSTSPDRADTFGRVGW
- a CDS encoding alpha/beta fold hydrolase, which translates into the protein MRRVLVAALVLLALAAAAVLALGWVFSSRVIVPAPYSLMPEFEVVDADPGPPATVTLPRTPRPRQHANVDVNGTYALLWDGGYGLLGEVVADDGDRVTRRLELVEGELPAAGAPARIDDFVYRRDPLRDLGLTYEELELRGPVGSVRAWYVPPAREDARSRTGALVLHGRRRGELIETLRFIPALHDLGLHVLAQSYRNHDASDPSPDGLYHYGASEWEDALAGARELAARGVDRVVLFGVSMGGAVALEALERWGPDLPEVIGLVLDSPLVDPYATVELGAVKAGLPAPALLTRLALKVAGWRTGVDFGSLVQARSAARVPVPVMVVAGTADSTVPIASVDEFVDALRVPVTYHRLEGVEHVEAWNRSGADRYAAWLRAFVASLEVRAAAGG